ATAATAAGTTTCGTCATTACCCAAGGCAACATAGATGACAGGGAGCCTTTGTCCATGGACAGCTTCATTGAGAAGGTGTCCGGCAAACTTTATGCTGATAGGGGATATATTTCACAGAAACTCAAAGAAATCTTATTTGTCGATGGCATTCATTTTGTGTATAAAATGAGAAACAATATGAAAGGAGGAGAAATCCCATTAACCGACCGAATCTTGCTTCGTAAGCGGGCAGTGATTGAATCTGTTAATGATGAATTGAAAAACATATGCCAGATTGAGCACACCAGACACCGCTCTTTCACTAATTTTATAACCAATCTAATAGCAGGACTCTTAGCATATAGCTTTCTGCCTAAGAAGCCTGCCATCAAAGTTGATTATGTAGAGGACATGCAGCTTGCTTTATTCTAATCTTATATCGAACTCACGTTAAACAATGTTTGATTATTGAATATTCATTATCTTTGTCTCGAATATAAGTAGGTTATTATCAAGAAAATACAACTACTGTTTTAGTTGTTGTAAAGTATACATTGTTGAACATATAAAAATGATAAAAAAATATGAACACACTAATTATTTTTATAAAAGACAGAATGGCAAGAAATCAATTCCTTGAAATTCGCAAATTAGTATCTATCGTGGCTTTTATTTTTATTAGTACACAGGGTATCTTTGCTCAATTTACAGATGGACAAATAATAACAATACAAAGTGATTATAGTACGTCTAAAAATTATTTGTCGGCAAATTCCCGTGGCGATGCCATTACTAATCCTAATACTCATAGCCTTAATTGCTTGTGGAAAGTACATACAAATCCAAATAACACAAATCAATATTGTTTCGAAAGTGTAGCTTTTCCTGGTCGCTATATAAATAATAGCAGCAATAAACTTGCTTTAACTATTAGCAACAATACACCCACAAATAATTCCTACTTTTTCAAATTGACCGACAACAACACACGATTACAAAGCGTATCAAGCTCAAAATATTATTTTCGATACAACAGCGGTTGGTCTTTAAGTACTAGCAGTAACCCAATATCAGCGAGAAATTTACTTTTTGAAACCTACACATACACCCCTGACGAAGGTGAGGTAACAATGAGTATAGACCCACCTTCTAAAAAATTTCCATTATCAGGAGGTAGTCAAAACTTCACCGTGAATATTATTGGCGGTGGAGGAACTTTCAATTCAAGCACTACAAACAACTCTATACCAACGACTTCCTTCTGGGCGGGAGGGGTAACCCTTGAATACTCCGTAAACAACGATATTTTTCAAATAAGCAACACTTCAACTACTGGAGTTACCATAACCGTTGATGCCACCACACAACAAATAACCGGAACACTTACAGCTACAGCTAAAATCAATGACGAAACCGTCGCCACCGTTAGAGCTACACTTAGCACCTCTCTATCCCTTTCGTTTGCACATAAAAAAGGTGCATCGGGCAGAGCCTTAATTGACAATGGCAAAGGCATTATGATGCAAGGTGTACACGAGCAAAGGCAGGTTATATATATGAATGCCGGAGACAGTCGACAATTATTATTACCTCAGCAGAGTCAAAATTATATGGATGGCTATATCCGATGGTATAACTACGATACTGATGCTAAAATAGCAACGGGATTTTCTAAAACAAACGGGAGCAAAACTTTTACCGATGCTGTTTTTGGACTTTATACCACAGGAACCTCAAGCTCTAAAGTCGGCAATCCAGGCATAGCAACTTATACCATGCCTTCTACTGTTGCCCCAATAACAATAGCTTGCGATGTATCTCAGTATGGCGATTACACTAATACTGGAGGTATATTCACAGAACCCACCTTATCTTACCGAATGATATACGAAATTCGCCCAGCTTCGGAAATGGTCGAAATGTTAACTCCTTGCACTGGCGATAAGTTTTTTGAAGAACGTAATATTATAGCTCCTGCAGATGTTAGTATTAATATCGGACCTCAATATAAATATGTAGGAAGTGCCAATTCTTCTTATTACTATAACAACAACAGCACTCTTACCCAAATAACCTCCGCAACGTGGTATAAAAATGGCAATATACATTGGGTGTTAGGTGCTCCTGCTGATTTTCGTATGATTACTATTTCGGGAACCGCAGGAACAACAGACGTCTACACCTTAGTAGGTGAGGGTCATAATATTGTTAAACTTAATATTACATTTAAAGATGTTGCAAATAATGGCAATACACTAGGTATAGGTCCTATGCACGAAACCAATGGCACTGCAATTATTAACAATGCAACATTAAAAGAAAAATACACCCTACTCACCAGTCGCGATTTCGATTATCAAGACGGAGGAACGGGTAATTTATACCCCAATCCTCTACCCTGGCAAGAAATGAGCTATGGATTTACGTATACAGGAACTGGCTCTCCTACAAAATTAAGACTTCCAGGTTTTGCCGATCAAAGCGAATATGCTTTAATTCGTAACACTGCTAATTTACCTAGTGATGTTGACTGGCTACAAAAGGCTGTTGAAAATAAGAGTGGAACAAACAACGGCTACTTTGTGTATATAGATGCTGGTCTTCTTCCTGGTATTGTAGCAGATTTATCTGTAGATGGAGATTTATGCCCTGGTGCTACCCTTGCATTCTCTTGTTGGATTAATAATCTTGGAACTGGCACTAATCCTACACCTCCTAACCTAAACTTCATATTAACAGGAGTTAGCAATGGCGAAGTTAAAGAATTAGAATGCTTCACCACAGGTAATGTAAGCTCTGACGCAGACGATAGAGGTAAATGGCATCAAGTTTTTTATGAATTTACTCTTTCGGAAGAGAAATACGAAGAATATCGACTACAGATATACAACAACGGAACCAACTCTACTGGTAATGACTTCGGCATTGATGAAATCCGTATTTATACTAAGAAATTACCAAACAGAAGTACTCAAGCTATGGTAGACTGTAGTGCCGACGATGGCGTTCATACTGCTATTCTTGCAATAGACTATATGAGTCCCGCATATAAAGAAATCGTTTGGACAGAAAACGTTACCGAAGCAACCTTCTTCTATCAGTGGCAAGAAGAAAACGGCAATGTGGTGAATATAAACAACTACCTTAATATGGCTGGCTTATCTGATGGATATGGAAAGATAACTTTAGACAAATGGCAAACAGGAGATGACGCTCCCGGCACTGTCTATTCCAATTTAGCAACCTTTTTTGCCCAAGAAGGCACTCCTGACGAAACAACTTTCTTTTATGTAATGGAAAGCCTAAAAGACGCTAATGGCGATGACGAAATTCGTCCAGTGCTATATATTGTGCAACGAAGCGCAATGTTTACCGTAGGCAACACTTACTACTCTGCTGTAGCCGAGTCGGCAGAAGGGTTAGGAAGAGCTGATTGTAATACACGAAGTTCTTTTACCGTTCGCCAGCCTGTGAATGTTGTTATCGACGATGGAGGATTAGGATTAAGCACCAACACTCTTTGCGCTGGTAATAAATATACAGTTAGAACACAATTGTTTGCTTCCGATGTTGACGGCAACGTAGTTGAAGGCTATTGTCTTTCCGACTGGTACACTGGTAGAGAACTAACTCAAACCGAAGTAGATAAAATTAACGAGAACTTAAAACTCTTTAGAGGAGTATATAAAGATGCAAATACATTTGAGAAAACTGTTTCTGGCACATACACACAGGAGGTAAAAACTTATCTACTGGACTATAAAAATTATTTCATGCTTGCGACTAAAGATGTTGAAATTGCAGTACCTGAAGCTGGACAACCACTTGTTTATTATATCTTCCCGATTAAAGAAACAGCTGCACCCTTATCAACATCCGATACTGGAGAGTTTATTTTCTGTACCGAACCGCCCGTGCGAGCAGAGTTCAAAGGTGTTGCTTTAGCTAAGTACGGAGATGTACAATTAGGCAATTTACCACCAGAAATAGAAGATAAAATACCAAATGTAAGAGTATCAAAAAATACCGAGATAATAACAATACCTGTTTACGACTCCAACCTTGCAGATGAAGACGGAGATGTACACGGCAGCATTGACGAATTTATTATTTACGAATCTACAGACCCTGCCTATAACAGTGACAAAACGTACGTTTTAGAAGTTCAAGAGGGTATATTGTCTTCAGGTAATTCTCTAAAACTTAAAGCTAAAGCTACTGGCAATACTTTAGAACTAAAAGAAGGATACACTTATAGTTTTTATGGAAATATAGACACCGACGAAAACTTTGGCGATTGCAGCGTTAGAGCAACATACTTTAATCTTTTAGTTGTGCCAGAAGTAGTGGTATGGAGTCCACAGGGTGATAACAGCTCTTGGAATAACGACAACAACTGGAAAACAACTGATGGACGTTCAGGATTTGTTCCGTTAGCTACAACTGATGTTATATTAAAAACTAAAAATGCTAATGGAGATATTGTTACTTGGCCTACTTTAGTTACAACATCAAACAGCCCCGAAGATAACGACTATCATACGCTAGGTGCTGGTGCCACCAATTATATAACATACGATGTTCATTACGCAAAAAATGCTTGTAAGAATATCTACTTAGAGCCTGGTGCTAAGTTGGTTAATCAACACGCGTTGAATTACGAAAAAGCATTTGTTGATATGAAAGTCGATCTTTACCGTTGGGTAATGCTAGCTCCTCCTTTGAAAGATATGTATGCGGGAGACTTCTTTATTCCTAAAAACGGATACTCGAAACAAGAAGGTTTCGAAGATGATGGAAGTATTTTCTATTCACAATCTACCCCACCCGATCACAGACGTTACGAATATCCAAACTGGCAATCTATATATGGTAAATCGTCGTTAAACATTGCTTATGAAAATATGGACGGATATCCTATCAACTACGGCAACGACGGTTGGTTAGATAAGCCTACAAACTATTTAGCTGAAAAATATAATCCTGGAACAGGGTTGGGTATTTGGGCTGAAGATAGAGT
This sequence is a window from Dysgonomonadaceae bacterium PH5-43. Protein-coding genes within it:
- a CDS encoding hypothetical protein (product_source=Hypo-rule applied; superfamily=49384,49785,50405,54001; tigrfam=TIGR04183; transmembrane_helix_parts=Inside_1_19,TMhelix_20_39,Outside_40_1904) is translated as MNTLIIFIKDRMARNQFLEIRKLVSIVAFIFISTQGIFAQFTDGQIITIQSDYSTSKNYLSANSRGDAITNPNTHSLNCLWKVHTNPNNTNQYCFESVAFPGRYINNSSNKLALTISNNTPTNNSYFFKLTDNNTRLQSVSSSKYYFRYNSGWSLSTSSNPISARNLLFETYTYTPDEGEVTMSIDPPSKKFPLSGGSQNFTVNIIGGGGTFNSSTTNNSIPTTSFWAGGVTLEYSVNNDIFQISNTSTTGVTITVDATTQQITGTLTATAKINDETVATVRATLSTSLSLSFAHKKGASGRALIDNGKGIMMQGVHEQRQVIYMNAGDSRQLLLPQQSQNYMDGYIRWYNYDTDAKIATGFSKTNGSKTFTDAVFGLYTTGTSSSKVGNPGIATYTMPSTVAPITIACDVSQYGDYTNTGGIFTEPTLSYRMIYEIRPASEMVEMLTPCTGDKFFEERNIIAPADVSINIGPQYKYVGSANSSYYYNNNSTLTQITSATWYKNGNIHWVLGAPADFRMITISGTAGTTDVYTLVGEGHNIVKLNITFKDVANNGNTLGIGPMHETNGTAIINNATLKEKYTLLTSRDFDYQDGGTGNLYPNPLPWQEMSYGFTYTGTGSPTKLRLPGFADQSEYALIRNTANLPSDVDWLQKAVENKSGTNNGYFVYIDAGLLPGIVADLSVDGDLCPGATLAFSCWINNLGTGTNPTPPNLNFILTGVSNGEVKELECFTTGNVSSDADDRGKWHQVFYEFTLSEEKYEEYRLQIYNNGTNSTGNDFGIDEIRIYTKKLPNRSTQAMVDCSADDGVHTAILAIDYMSPAYKEIVWTENVTEATFFYQWQEENGNVVNINNYLNMAGLSDGYGKITLDKWQTGDDAPGTVYSNLATFFAQEGTPDETTFFYVMESLKDANGDDEIRPVLYIVQRSAMFTVGNTYYSAVAESAEGLGRADCNTRSSFTVRQPVNVVIDDGGLGLSTNTLCAGNKYTVRTQLFASDVDGNVVEGYCLSDWYTGRELTQTEVDKINENLKLFRGVYKDANTFEKTVSGTYTQEVKTYLLDYKNYFMLATKDVEIAVPEAGQPLVYYIFPIKETAAPLSTSDTGEFIFCTEPPVRAEFKGVALAKYGDVQLGNLPPEIEDKIPNVRVSKNTEIITIPVYDSNLADEDGDVHGSIDEFIIYESTDPAYNSDKTYVLEVQEGILSSGNSLKLKAKATGNTLELKEGYTYSFYGNIDTDENFGDCSVRATYFNLLVVPEVVVWSPQGDNSSWNNDNNWKTTDGRSGFVPLATTDVILKTKNANGDIVTWPTLVTTSNSPEDNDYHTLGAGATNYITYDVHYAKNACKNIYLEPGAKLVNQHALNYEKAFVDMKVDLYRWVMLAPPLKDMYAGDFFIPKNGYSKQEGFEDDGSIFYSQSTPPDHRRYEYPNWQSIYGKSSLNIAYENMDGYPINYGNDGWLDKPTNYLAEKYNPGTGLGIWAEDRVQTGNWKDKKPVTFRFPKTQTSYYYYNDNDAQMSEYASTSRGSNNAAFKFAFEPNATDTNGDPIMKVTINNDAEGSVFLVGNPFMADLSLAAFLAQNPHLSRTVRIFTNNGEDYEGVNPPIGDETVILETGTKTSEGIYALSEGNQELKTWIQPMRSFLVELAKGTSKTLKVIFTPEMAGFVYDTDTEALRSNVNKKKRDRLTISVDWEGNNSKTMIAFNDKTSTSYDSKEDALLYSGIFQNSTPAIAAYSVADNKALSINLIPKEESIMIPLGLMVNPKQEQDVYASWTFSGLDGINYDLYLLDTKTGEHSILKEDTQLDLETPTNSQRYFIVGNKLNDVSIPSVEIEDSSKSNVKISQEGTGKAVIYSTDKIKEYSFFNIFGQLIKSENNINQSVCSVSQLTTGIYIVNVITETSSTTLKVIIN
- a CDS encoding hypothetical protein (product_source=Hypo-rule applied; pfam=PF13612; superfamily=53098), whose protein sequence is MISFVITQGNIDDREPLSMDSFIEKVSGKLYADRGYISQKLKEILFVDGIHFVYKMRNNMKGGEIPLTDRILLRKRAVIESVNDELKNICQIEHTRHRSFTNFITNLIAGLLAYSFLPKKPAIKVDYVEDMQLALF